In Oncorhynchus masou masou isolate Uvic2021 chromosome 11, UVic_Omas_1.1, whole genome shotgun sequence, the genomic stretch catacaaactgaggcagcagactttaaaaatgaatatttgtgtttctcaacttttggccacgactctAGTAACCCAAAATACGTGTTAAAATATGTtatattattcaaagtagccatcctttgccttgatgacagctttgtacactcttggcattcactcaaccagcttcatgaggtagtccacCTGGAATGCATCTTAATTTAAAGGTGtgtcttgttaatttgtggaatttttttccctcaatgcatttgatccaatcagttgtgttgtgacaaggtagtggtggtatacagaagattgccctatttggtaaatcaaggcaagaacagctcaaataagcaaagagaaatgacagtccattagtTTGACTGACCCTCGTCTTAATCTGGAAAAATTCAAGAatgttgaaagtttcttcaagtgcagtcgcaaaaactatcaagcgctatgatgaaactggctctcatgaggatcgtcacaggaaaggaagacccagagttcctcTGCTGCAGAAGTTGAGTTCATTAGTTACTAGCCTCAGAAaatacagcccaaataaatgcttcacggagttcaagtaacagacacagctCATCATCAACTGTtaagaggagactgtgaatcaggccttcgtggtcaaattgctgcaaagaaaccactactaaaggacaccaataagaagaagagacttgtatGGGCCAAGAAATACAAGCAATCGACATTAGACCAtttgaaatctgtcctttggactGATGAGTcccaatttgagatttttggttccagccgctgtcttttgtgagacgcagagtaggtgaacagatgatctctgcatgtgtagttcccaccgtgaagcctGGAGGAGgcgttgtgggggtgttttgcttgtgacactgtctgtgatttatttagaatttgaaggcacgcttaaccagcatggctaccacagcattctgcagcgatacaccatcccatatagtttgggcttagtcccactgtcattttgtttttcaacaggacaatgactcaacacacctcttggttgtgtaagggctatttgaccaagaaggagagtgattgagttgtgcatcagatgatctggtctccacaatcacccgacctcaagaggtttggaatgagttggactgcagagtgaaggaaaagcagccaacaggtgttcacaatatgtgggaactccttcaagacctgttgaatagcattccaggtgaagctggttgagagcatgccaagagtgcaaagctgtcaagtcaaagggtggttactttgaagaatctcaaatataaaaaacattttgatataacactttttattttggttagtacatgattccatgtgtggtTTTGATGTCTAACCCATTATTCTACAATCTATGCCCTCACGAACCATCAAaaaagcaaagtgtcaatacaggattaaaatTGAATCCTACTGCACCGACTTTGACGcatgtcagatgtggcagggcttgaaaactattacggactacaaagggaaacccaaacccattttcaacctctccctgacagtctgtaatacatacatgtttcaagcagaccaccatagtgcccaaggaagcgaaggtaacctgcctaaatgattaccgctctgtggcactcacgtcggtagccatgtagtgctttgaaaggctggtcatggctctcaTCAACAGCTTCCtcccctagatccactccaattcgcatacagcctccacagatgacgcaatctcaatcgcactgaacattgccctttctcacctgcacaaaaggaacacctacatgagaatgctgttcattgactacagctcagtgttcaacaccatagtgcccacgaagctcctaactaaacacctccctctgcaactgaatcctgggctgcccccaggtggtaagagtaggcaacaacacgtctgccacactgatccttaacactggggcccctcgggTGTGTACTtcgtcccctcctgtattccctgttcacccacaactgcgtggccacccacaactccaataccatcattaagtttgctgacgacacaacagtggtaggcctgatcaccgacaacggcggcctatagggaggaggtcagtgaactggcagtgtggtgccaggacaacttctccctcaatgtgagcaagacaaaggagctgatcatggactacaggaaaaggtgggccaaacaggcccccattaacctcttgaaactccccatcccggatccgggatcgtgactaaagcctcggctcattagcataacgcaacgttaacgatttctgaaaatcgcaaataaaatgaaaataatgcaaaATATCTTGTTCCAAGAggttaagttggagaacttgcacaattggtggctgactaaatacttttgccccactgtatataataggtggtgtcagaagAAAGCCCATAcaactgttttctctgctaccccacggcaagcggtaccgatgcaccaagtctggaaccaacaggaccctgaacagcttgtactcccaagacataagactgcggaacaattcataaaatcgccactggacaatttacattgacccccccccttcCCTTTGTACTCTGCTGCTACCCGCTGTTTGTTTTTTAcctgtgcatagtcacttcgcccaccacctacatgtacagatttcctcaactagcctgtacccccgcacactgactctgttcCGGTGCccgtatatagccttgttattgttattcttttattgtattactttttttattttagtctacttggtaaataatttatttttgaactgcactgttggttaaaatttcttagggctgagatccccgttaacgggatcgatatgacaacagccagtgaaagtgcagggagccaaattcaaaacaacaatctcataattaaattcctcaaacatcttataccattttaatggtaatcttgttgttaatcccaccatggtgtccgatttcaaataggctgtacagcgaaagcaccacaaacgattgttaggtcagcacctattcacagaaaaacacagccatttttccagccaaagagtggattcacaaaaatcagaaatagagagagaattaatcactaacatttgacgatcttcatcagatgactcAGGACTtcttgttacacaatacatgtagcttttgttcgatgaagttcatatttaaaaaaatctcagtatacattggcgtgttgtgttcagtagttccaaaaacatcctgtgattttgcagaaagacacatcaatttacagaaatactcattacaaatgttgatgaaaatacaagtgttattcacagagtTAAAGAtggacttctccttaatgcaaccgctgtgtcagatttcaaaaactttacggaaaagcataatctgagaatggcgctcagaacccaaaacagccagaggattatctgccattttggagtcaacagaacaTTAGAAAAAACACTatatattcacttacctttgatcttcatcagaaggcactcccaggaatcccagttcgacaataaatgacagatttttttctGTAAAGTCCATCTTTTAggcacttgttgttagcgtgttcagcccagtaatccatcttcatgaggagcgagcacttcgtccagacaaacTCGGAAggttccgttacaggtcgtagaaacaagccAAACGATGTACGGAATCAATCTTTCGGATTTTTAAACATAAATCATAAaggttccaaccagagaatttcattgtctgaagaaaagcactggaacgagagcaaACTCTGTCGGGAGCACGCGTCACAAGCCTGTGACACCCTGCCAGACCACTGTCTCAAAGAGCTCTCCTGAGCCCCTCCTTTTaaagtagaatcctcaaaccagtttaTAAAGACGTTTGACATCtggtggaagccctaggaagtgcaacttcatccatatctcactgtgaattcaatagggaCTGGGTTggaaatcgaccaacctcagatttctcacttcctgtttggatttcttctcaggtttttgcctgccatttgagttctgttatacacagacatcattcaatcagttttagaaacttctgagtgttttctatccaataatactaataatatgcatatattagcatctgggacagagtaggaggcagttcactctgggcacgctattcatccaaaagtgagatgctgccccctatcccaaaaaggttaagggcttgtaagtaagcatttcacggtaaagtctacacttgttgtatttggcgcatgtgacacagaaaaacccttgaaattAGTagacgtgtccaaacttttgaatggtactgtatttgtacaccccttcaaattagtggattcagctatttcagccacgtCTGTTGCTGATGGGAGTATAAAATCAAGaaacacagccatgcaatttccatagacaaacattggctgtagaatagtccgtactgaagagctctgtgactttcaaagtgggaccgtcataggatgctacctttccaacaagtcagtttgccaAATGTCTGCTCTGCTAGAggtgccccggtcaactgtgaatgctgttattgtgaagtggaaatgcctatgagcaacaacggctcagccgcgaagtggcgagttctgaagcgcgtaaaaaaacgtctgtcctcggttacaaatCTCACTGCCGAGTTCCAATCTGCCTCTGctagcaacgtcagcacaataactgttcgtcgggagagtcatgaaatgggtttccatggccaagcaaccgcacaaaagcctaagatcagcatgtgcaatgccaagtggtgtaaagctcgccgccattggactctagtgcagtggaaacgctttctctggagtgatgaatcgcgCTTTCCCGTCTGGCTGAATCTtagtttggaggatgccaggagaacgttacCTGCCGAATGCGTACTGCCAACTGagaagtttggtggaggatgaataatgtttttttttcatggtttgggctaggcgccttagttccagtgaagggaattctTAATGCTACATCATACAATGACATGCTAGATGATTCTGTGATTCCAACTTTAACAGTTtgaaggacctttcctgtttcagtatgacaatgcccctgtgcacaaagcgaggtctatacagaaatggtttgtcgatcaacgtggaagaacttgactggcctgcacagagtcctgacctcaacgcCATCGAACACctatgggatgaattggaaaactaactgcgagccagacctaatcgcccaacatcagtacctgaccttactaatgctcttgtggctgaatggaagcaagtcccagcgcAATATCCAACTTCTattggaaatccttcccagaagagtggaggctgtttgtaacagcaaaggggggaccaactccataataatgcccatgattttggaatgagatgttcgatgaggtgtccatacttttgtacatgtagtgtatatggactctgacattgctcgttctgatgTTTCTTTCttttggatttgtgtgtattgttttgtattactgtaatgttggagctagaaacataagcactCCACCAcacctgtgataacatctgcaaaatatatGTACTCGcccaatacattttgatttgtggtcctttgtagctccgttggtagagcatggagctttTAACGCCAATATCAccaatatgtaaaatgtatgcacgcatgactgtaagtcgctttgctAAATAGCTTAATATATTATGTGGTGGAACATTCCTAACTAGGAATGTGTTGAGATTTAAGGGGTTAGTTCATCAGAAAttgctttttgttttgtttcaggTCCAAGGCTAGCTCTGGCAAGATTATTGTCAGGTAAGCagcgtctcctctgttagtgcaGTGTATCTGTAGGTCTGCCAGTCTCCAGCGATTTTGGGTTACTTCGTTCTATTCTCAGCTTGTGCCTATTTAATATTCCCATTCACAGCAGTGCTTTGTTTTTCCATTAACTTAGGTATTTTCTCTAACCAGTTTCTATGCAACATTTCGTTCAACAATACTGAACTACTTTCAAAGAATCCTGTTAGTCCAGTGTCTAGACGATCTGTTCAGTGCCATAGAGGGAAgagtttttctttttttccctgCGTTCTTAGACAGCTGGGCCTAATACTCCCTCCTCGCGGGAAAAGCCCTGACAGGCAGCCCCTATGCTGTCTCATGTTAATCACACATGCCACAGAGATGCTGACCCACTTAATACTGCCCCTGTGTTACTAATGGGTATAGGGGTAGACACTGAAGTAAAATAAGGTTAGGCCTTGTTTTATTGAGATTTATGGCCCCTTTAGGCTAACTGATTTATTTTATGGCCTTTTTTTAGATACTATGTTAGGCCCTAATGTATGTCCCTCATTTCTATTGTTTCTCATGTTTTTGTGAGTCCGTTTAAGTTGTTTCTATGCGCAGGTCTCAAAAACACTCAATGATAACTCCTGTTTGTTTCAGTGCTAATCATATGAGTTGTTTTAATGTAGCTAATCTGTTTTTAGTTCAATTCAGGTCTGGTGCTTAAAATAAGTGAAAATACCTGAGGTATTGCTGCATTCACTTCCAGTTTTCCCCTTAATGCtttattttattaatttgtttcctgGGAAGTTTTTATTCTAGAAAGCATCAGGTGCATTGTTAATGTAATGTGCATGATAAATGGTGAAAACCTTTTTTCTTATTTGTCTGTCAGTGACATGTCTCTGTAATGATACTAAAAGCTGTAAATGCTAAATCTTTGACTTGTCTTTCAGTTCTTTACAATTAGTAAGCAGGTATGGGAGAGAATAACAACTGTTGCAGTGACCATGTCATAACTACAGGGGGCACTGTGTGGTGTCTTTATCTTTAATCTGTGCTGTATTTCAGAACTGCGCTGCAGCCCTGGACAGTTTGCCTGCCGCAGTGGGAAGATGCAATGCATCCCCATGTCCTGGCAGTGTGACGGCTGGGCGGCTTGTGAGGACAAGAGTGATGAGTTGGACTGCCCCCGTGAGTGAAACATATTTTACCCAGACTCCAAGCTGAACTCTGGTCCCCTTTCCGAGCAATTagagctgggaattgccagggacatCATGATACCATCATGATACTTGGGTGCCAATACGACAAGTATTGCGATTCTCAGGGTTCTATATTTATTGTGATTCGATACTGCAATTTGATGTTGCAAAAATTATTACttactatacagtgccttcagaaaatattcacaccccttgactttttccacattctgttgagTTACAGATTGCCACAAAATCGAATAAATGTTCAATTCTAtggcctacatacaataccccataatgtcagtggaATTCTTTTTTTATTAATTAAAAATAAAGTTAATAaatattcaaaccctttgttatggcaagcctaaataagttcaggataaAAAAATTGTCTGAACATGTCatgtaataagttgcatggactaaattattattatttaaaacaaatacaaattgGAGTAAAAGTATCAATACAGTATCTGCCAAAATAGTATTGCGATATGTAACTATCGATGGATTTAGAAAACAACTTTCTCAATGTCAGGGGAAATGCCAAACTCATTCTGAGTAAACGTTTTCTCAACACCTTTTATTGTAAAGCTTTGTTTGTTGTTCTCTCTTGCGGAGATGGTTTGATATTGCAGTAGTAAGCGGTTGAAGGAAATCTTATTGTTTCCATTACTTAATTCCTGAATTGGCGCTGGTCCCTTGATCTCTGGCTGCATAATAGGAATTATGGAAAGGATTGGGTTCACACACAGCATGTGACCTTCTATAACACGGCTGTTTTGTTTAATCTTGACTGTGTGCATATTACATTATTTGATAAATGGTGGCAAAAGCAGTTAGAAATGGTTTTATGTGtatttattgtcatgggaaagaACTAGATGTTTTTGCCATTGATGACCTGTGAATGGACTAAATAAACAGTTTTCTTCCCCTTAATGAGAAGTCCCTTGTCAACAAACAAAGCTGTCTTCAGGTTTGTAATGAAATGCAGACAGTCACCACAGTACATTCCTTCTATTTAAATACTGCCTCTTACTTCTCTCCCGTCCTCCCTTTCAGCCATGAAAGAGGAGACGTTTCACTTTGCCAATGGGTTTGGTAATGGGTTTGACCAAGTGGAAGATGTCATCGGTGTGGCCCAACCTGTGCGCTTTAACAGTAAGACCCACGTTTAACTCTCCCTCCATGAACCCTTCACTCACTTTTCATCCCCAAAAAtatttgaatttgttgttgctaaAAGAACCTATGGAAAGCTTTGTTACTGGACATATTGTAGGATCTCTAAAGTACCTTTCCCTTCCACAGAGAAGTGCCCTAGTGGGTGGCATCACTACGAGAAGACAGCCAGTTGTTACAAAGTGTACCTAAGGAATGAGAACTACTGGCAGGCTGTGGACACGTGTCAGAAAGTCAATGGCTCATTGGCGACCTTCGTCACCAACGAGGAACTGCAGTTCATCCTCAAGATTGAGGTGGATTTCGATGAGGAAGTGTGTGAGCGCAGAGACCAGTGCAAGTGAGTGTTTGCTAAGGATGTGTTGCATGAAGTAATAATGTTGAAATGAAGGCTGAAGCAGATTTTGTTACTGTACAGActcatttattattatttaatccACTTTCTCTGTTTCAGGTTCTGGGTGGGTTACCAGTATGTCATCACCAATCAGAACCATTCACTGGAGGGCCATTGGGAAGTGTCATATAAAGGTGGGTGTGGACTTTGTTCATTTTAATTAAAGTATATTGTGCTTGAATCCCACTGAAAATGAGCTAAAGGGAGCAAATGGAACTCATTGTCATCCTCAAACAGCCATGATCAGTCAAAGCATTAAACCTGTATTTGACTTACGATTCATCTGGTTCCTTTCTTTCACGGTTCCCTTACAGGGTCGATGCAGGTGTTCCTGCCGCCAGAGGGCCTGACTAACTTTGGAGCGGCATCTCCGACCCAGGACAACATCTTCTGTGCCCAGCTGCAGCGCTTTCAGATCAAGAGTATGAACGAACGCGGCCTTCACAGCTGGCATGCCGAGAACTGCTACAAGAAGTTCCCCTTCCTGTGCAAGAGGAGTATGTCTGCTCTCATCAAAACCAAATGACCTATGCAGCTTCACAGAAGGTCAAAGTAGCTTGATTGTAACAAGTGTAGATGCTCAGCTGAAACCTGGTTGTTTGAGTCATAAGATTCATGTAATTCTGTATCTAAAGCCTTGGGTGCTGTAATGCTTACCCAAGTCAAGGAAGTCCAGCATCCTTTGTTGTGTTAGTGTAGGTATAGTTATTGGTTGGTTTTGGTCTTAAACCTTTGATTGTCTTTAACAGGGCAGACATGTGTGGACATAAAGGACCAGGTGGTGACCGAGGGGTACTACTTCACCCCTAAGGGGGAAGACCCGTGCCTGAGCTGCACATGTCACAACGGCGAGCCAGAGATGTGTGTGGCTGCGCTGTGCAATCGGCCGGAGGGCTGCAAGAACTTCGGCAAGGACCCCAAGGAGTGCTGCAAGTTCACCTGCCTGGACCGAGGTACTATCCAACTACTCACACAATTCCCTGAACAAAAACTAGAAGCTATGGATGTTGTGAATGTTTCACAGGGTGGAGCTCGAACTTTTGATCTTGTCCTGTCACGTTGTTCAACAATATTTGGCACTGTAATTTCAGGAGAGAGAATTCAGAAACACTTCATGTATAAAAATGTGGACCCTGTCTGTATTTTAGAAGGCAGCAGCCTGTTTGACTCTATGGCCAGTGGGATGCGTCTGATCGTCAGCTGTATCTCCTCCTTCCTCATCCTTTCTCTGCTGCTCTTCATGGTGCacaggctccggcagcgcagacGCCAGCGCATCCAAACACTCCTTGGAGGTAACCATACACATCATATAATCACACTCATACAAACACTCCTTGGAGGTAACCATACACATCATATAATCACACTCATACAAACACTCCTTGGAGGTAAC encodes the following:
- the LOC135548343 gene encoding integral membrane protein DGCR2/IDD-like isoform X1 translates to MLPKADSSSYVLLSLLFVLTLTDPPRAGPRLALARLLSELRCSPGQFACRSGKMQCIPMSWQCDGWAACEDKSDELDCPPMKEETFHFANGFGNGFDQVEDVIGVAQPVRFNKKCPSGWHHYEKTASCYKVYLRNENYWQAVDTCQKVNGSLATFVTNEELQFILKIEVDFDEEVCERRDQCKFWVGYQYVITNQNHSLEGHWEVSYKGSMQVFLPPEGLTNFGAASPTQDNIFCAQLQRFQIKSMNERGLHSWHAENCYKKFPFLCKRRQTCVDIKDQVVTEGYYFTPKGEDPCLSCTCHNGEPEMCVAALCNRPEGCKNFGKDPKECCKFTCLDREGSSLFDSMASGMRLIVSCISSFLILSLLLFMVHRLRQRRRQRIQTLLGVHHFNLGRRVPGFDYGPDAFGTGLTPLHLSDDGERGAFHFQEPPPPYAAYKYPDIQHPDDPPPPYEASINPDSVLYVDLARHGVQMIPSQMRDVVDAMTDAPAPPVPMSSQEREDSMDSSTLLVGPDTPTDSHTPDSMPVDCSNSSSLSTVV
- the LOC135548343 gene encoding integral membrane protein DGCR2/IDD-like isoform X2; the encoded protein is MLPKADSSSYVLLSLLFVLTLTDPPRAELRCSPGQFACRSGKMQCIPMSWQCDGWAACEDKSDELDCPPMKEETFHFANGFGNGFDQVEDVIGVAQPVRFNKKCPSGWHHYEKTASCYKVYLRNENYWQAVDTCQKVNGSLATFVTNEELQFILKIEVDFDEEVCERRDQCKFWVGYQYVITNQNHSLEGHWEVSYKGSMQVFLPPEGLTNFGAASPTQDNIFCAQLQRFQIKSMNERGLHSWHAENCYKKFPFLCKRRQTCVDIKDQVVTEGYYFTPKGEDPCLSCTCHNGEPEMCVAALCNRPEGCKNFGKDPKECCKFTCLDREGSSLFDSMASGMRLIVSCISSFLILSLLLFMVHRLRQRRRQRIQTLLGVHHFNLGRRVPGFDYGPDAFGTGLTPLHLSDDGERGAFHFQEPPPPYAAYKYPDIQHPDDPPPPYEASINPDSVLYVDLARHGVQMIPSQMRDVVDAMTDAPAPPVPMSSQEREDSMDSSTLLVGPDTPTDSHTPDSMPVDCSNSSSLSTVV